The genomic stretch GCCAATCTTACAAGGCGCGCAACAAAACCCACTGCAAAAAAGCTTACATATGAATGATCATACACTGACGTAAATTATCTCCCCAAAACTACACACCGTAACActaagggaacaagcggatagaccacagaagggttctggtcctatgaactgatgagacgatccaagtcttgccagttcatcggctctttcgttcccatctattccacagtgaccaggaacccagtataagtctacttgattattacaacccagtgtttggagtgattgaacacactcccaaactagttttgatgtgcatgtcgcagacttcaaagccttcaacgctgcttgactgtcggacatcatgcaaatgtttgagtgtctgcATTTCCTGCGTGGGCatatttcagaacattctagtTTTGCTTGGTTAtcagcttggaagacagttggccattggcccattggaactgacaggtctattcctgggccagttactcctgctcccactcgattgttcatttttgaaccatctgtgtagaaaatgattgatcctgggcggagatcaggaccaccgcgttcccaaacatcacgctcaggttcaaacattcgaaatcgtCTTTCAATATTGTAGCTTTTCTCCATCCGGTCTTCATTGTTGATcactaggggattgatacgaatagtttttagaataccTAGATGACCCGTTAAATCACCCTCAAAGAGCTTTAATGATCTTTTGATCCGTAAGGCACTCTCTTCGGTTTCTTATTGTATGAAttgatgcagtggaagcataaacagtggagcttccaatgccttggtgggtgtgcttcttattgcacccgttattgagagagtggctagccgttgaagtttttccaacttatcttgagcacctttctcccttgtttttgtccaccagactagtgaagcataggtaattctgggtctcacaatagccgaataaatccaatggatcattttcggtttgagtccccattgtttaccaaaagttttattacatatccatagagtattcgtagctttttttattgcctgctctagatgtgtattccagttaagttttttgtcaagagTTACCCCAAGGTATTTGACGTTATCTGAGAGAAGGATTTGAAGGAAAtgatattacaaaagttcacatcgttgGACCACGTAATTCTATTCCCCcaataaaaaaagtaaatttcaaTCGACAATTTATGCATAACTAATTACTTGTATATTCtggaatcaagaaaaaaaaattggagaaaCTTAGAAACACTGTTAccgaaaattcttttttttttccgttTAAATATTTCTTCCATTTTGgggatagattttttgaaatttttatgtcTTCCGCTTACCTGTAATGCCCAATTTTACCCCGAGTCACGCACCTTCTAATGACAGGGTGtcaaaacctggaaaatcagggaatgtcagggatttcatttttcgatcagggaatatcaggtaAAACTGGAAAATAATTAGGGAAAATATATTAACCGACTcgcgattcttttttaaacggttctttagcgcaaaaactgatttttctagcCTAAAAGGCTGATTCGGGACCGCCACACTTCGGTTCCTTATCTGATCGAATACTTTTTCCACTGAGATTTCAGAGCTGCGTTCATCttcgttgcattttttttacgACGAATActaaaaatatcagggaaattatgttatatttcagggaaaatcagggaatttgattttaaaaaatttttcgccaccctgaatGAAATCtacaaaaattacatttttgctCGCTATGTGTACAAAAAACTATAGACAATGAtagttgaacaaaaaaaaaagaaatttcatttcgcaatttgtaaaaaatctggaaaacaaTCCACGAAAATGTTTACAGACGAGAAGgttgcaaagaaaaaaaaactatgggaAAGTTTTCTTTTTCTGTATCTTTTGCCTAATAAACTAGTTTTTGTGTTCTTTTTATCCAAAGAATAAACCCTTACGGCAGTGGTTCCCGAATGGCGGGGTTGatgaaaaattcttttttttaagaGCAGATTACCGTACAGTGCCGATTCACCGTGAGGATTCCATTCACCGCTCGCCTTTCActcaaaaactattttttgtgTAACAAAACAcacttcacgaaaaatattttcccCAATCCTTCAGTAAGGCGTTACTGAAGTATCGgtgaacatatttttgaaaaagtgtGTTTTCTTAAGGAAAAATATAACTTCCAAGTAAAAAGTGAGCGGTGAATGGAACCCTCGCGGTGAATGGGCACTGTACGGTAATTATCTTTCTACAAATTAGGACTcaacatgaaaaaaatgcaggACGACACGACAGTCTCGTCTATAGAGGCCGTGAGTTCTTTGTGCTTTGTGAAAACATTGTGTTTAGCGAAAAAGTTTGAGAACCACTGCTTCAgggcaaatataaaaaattactttgttCTGTAAAcggaatatttttctattttaatatTTATCCACCAATTTTTTACTTTCtatttaggccgttacaaattttattttcgttctATGTCACCCCATCCCCCCTcgaaaaaaaagtacaaaacttttataaaagatattccttttttttcttcaaggtgttatttatttttcgctaCCAACCCCTCCCCCCACCATGGATAGCTTTGTTAactttggacataaaaagagttCGAAATTCGCATCAACCTtaattaattttgaatattgaaAGCATGGAAGCTCCTAATTGATTCCACATACATCCAAAAATTAATCTAGCGATTTGTTCATATTTATCATttcatcatagaaacattttttgtgctCTAAAATCCTcacattccaaatttggttccatttgcttgactGGTTCTATAGTACAATATTCTATAgtagaaattcgtgtttcatttatatggaagCTCTCCCTTTCTGAAGAAGGAGCGGTATCAAACCATCATAAAAACCTGTCTTGTCTCCTGAAACCTCCtcattgattagttctcgagttatataaaaaaaagtttcatttaTATGAGACCCTCCAGAGGAAGCAGGGGTCTTGAACTACCAcataaatatttcttgctcccaaaaatctccacatgtcaaatttggttccatttgcttgattagttcttgagttatgcagacATTTGTGTTATATTTTTATGACAACTCTCCCTTCCACAGGAGCGAGGGGTCTCATACCAGCATAATAACCTTCCTTGGTCCCAGAAACCCTTACATACAAGTTTTCTCGCTGATCCGCTGATGCATTCTTGAGTTAAATCGTGATTTGCGGACTCCAGCTTATTTTTATTCTACAATTTAGGAAAATAACtttgcaaactgaaaaaaattaaatgtttttcaTATATTCTATTCTTACCTTCTCATTATTTCTTCAATGGAAAACATTGTCTTTATTATTAAAACATTTAAATTTACCTTGAAACGACAATTTGGACAGTTTTCATGtgtcgtgcaaaaaaaaacgagttaaaTATCGTGTTTTCATCGTGAAAACCGCGTtattaaaaaaacatgttaaaacCCGCGTTATTTGAATGTATTTGGTATTTGAGCCATCCGGAAAAAATTATAAGCATTTTTTAGGAAAATTATCCATATACTCTAGTTTTTCACTCCAACAAAAACCTGTTTGGTTATATCAAGCGGAAAAAACACTTATACGTCGATAATtatcagaaatttttttaataagcAATGGTAAGTTCTTCAGAAATCTTGTAGATTTTCTAAGGAAAACTAATTAAGTTGAGAAATTTATATTGGCCtgaaaattttctaatattcatttaatttatCAGACGAAATGTGTAAAATGGCCAAAATACACCCGTTACCCTATCTGTAAAAAGAAATTTTCTAAATAAGAAGTCACGAGCATTTTCACCCTTTTCTTCGTGCCACAGGCAAGCCATGGAAGCCACAATCGAAACTAAACGGCGAAGCTTCACAATGCAACACAGttgcgaatttctttattccaccagctgccctcgttttgacctggactCGCccgaactgctgtcaaaacccttctttattcgcttgaGATTGACCCAGAATTGGCCTGGaagcgcctgcaaaacagacaggTTCGCACTGTAACTTTTGTAAGTTTTGCGAGTGGGTTCACCAATACTATTACATCGTCAAAATGGTCGAAACACGCGGGTGatgctgaaaacaaaaaaataatgtgaTTTGTCACTCTGTGCAGTGAAATCATGAAACGCAAAGAAGAAATAATTGCTGCAGCAAATGTGTTTGTTATGGAACTAATGGAATCGGATTTAGATTTGAATTCCGATTTCGAGTTCGAAAGTGCTTCAATCACAATTTTCAGTAAGGGACCATACttgaatgacgtagcatttatggggggaggggggatatctTCATTTTGAgacaagctgtgacaaggggcccccctccccccttgtagTAAagtcgacgtagcattttttttaaagactgatttttttgcaggaaaaatgtattctaaaaatacactaaaacattgcacaaagtattgTAGCGAGAActgtcgaaatgtttttatctgtggcattctgaaTTCTTCTAAAAGCTCTactacataaacaatcacttggatttccaaacacacaatctgttttgaatacaaaaatcgttgcttttttgtggcttttaatagtgaaaattacatgatactcgtttcatttccggaatagtttctgtgttttctacagacatggatcatactaagttgttcaaacacctttactccttgtaccaaaacacaagcccttcgaagcagaagatgcagtcacgagtctataagttgtaaataatttttttttattctcgcttattttccgtcggtctagttccgccactgttgtggccaattaccgacgcccagggaggcgactccacacccaggtccctaactcacgacccgtttattaacggaccggcgccaacggctttacttcctcatgcgatggaaggcgtgatcccagagatttttcgcctcagaaaatctcccggtgtcggttaggattgaatctagaccagatgggttggttgtgagtggatcacgccaccccacaaccatcgacacctatgtcggcggtgggattcgaacccaggcgtcgagcgtggttggcggagacgttaccaacaacactaggcccccgctcaagttgtgaataaattgaatttgacacgttttttaagtattttttgtatgtatgttactACAGTCAGATTTTtattacgtacctcgtaaaaaaccgcgttaattcgaaaatccacgtaaaaaaacgcgctaattcaaaaatccgcgtaaaaaaccgcattagtatttaaaattgtcctctttgacggtcattccggatctttcggagggcggtgggtattttttggactaagtcttatactagataaacacttaaacgtttctggttcgaacccacgttaattcgaaaattcgcgaaaaattttttgaattatcgcggtatcgcgtaaaaaaccgcgttaattcaaaaatccgcgtaaaaaagaacctcgtaaaaaattccgcgcataaaaaaccgcgtaaaaaacctgactgcacgtatttctgtacgttttttcagaagcggagaagggggggggggtattcgGATGCTACGTTTTCTTCAGGGGGGGGTTTAGGTTCTGTGACCAAATGCcacgaggggggaggggggcttaaaaatcatgaaaaaaatgctacgtcatttaagtatgttccctaagCCATCGAGAACAAGCAGGAGTCGGGTGGCGAATTTTGTCATCAacgtagttttttttctctctccttGTTTATAGCTAAGACCTATCGGTCCATTAAGCATCAACGTAGTTGATAAATGTACGGATATACGGAAGAAGCATTTTGACAGCATTATATTTACATCGCACATCGCATCTCACGCACACCAACGCAAGGCTTTAGATCGTAGATcgaaatcgtttttttattccacccgaAAGTTGGCACTAACCCCGTGGTATAAATAAATTCGCTATTTTAGTTTGAGAGCTGTAACGACCTAAAAAGTATGATTAATCGATTTTGGAGAAAGGAAGCTTGGTCTTGATTTTTTCAGCTATTTTTGTCTTTCTTCACTATGATAAAGTGAATTCTGTAAAAACTAAAATGAGCATGTGTGTCAAATATCCCCAAACTCATTCCttcgaacaaaaatttaaaatggcgtcctatTTCATCCATCACCAAACTGACAATCGTGTTGAACTATATTATTTAGTATCAAATACTCGAtactaattttttgaaaaaaaaaaaaatgcttggaACAAACAGTTGTAAGCAAATTCAAACACGAGTGGATGTTTTGTTTACCATTTCTCAAAGTCATAGGGTAATCGttctattattcatctcaacatcCTATATTCAtgttatttctctcatttgtccaatttaccgtcaaatttctagaaatttttcaaagtaatttgtttctcgattttgtcaagtggttgaaagttttacgttgaaaatataataaaacttGACGATAAATCGATCAAAAAgacgtgatgagatgaatataggttctgagatgaatataggagcgattaccctaataAAAGGGGAATTTGAAAGTCAAGTAGCTTACGATTATAGATATTCAAATTAACAATCAGCTTTCAATAAGAGTTGACTATATTGAATGTATATTTGTCGTGCCAACATGCCCGTattgttccacaatctatactTTTGATATCCTGCTGAGTGAATGGCGACTTTCGGAGGAGAAAAGAGTATACAACGTTTAAATCTTAACACTTGTTAAGATTTACCAACAAAAACAACCGTACTACACAGCAACCGCGTTTTACAACCTTGGCCGGTGGATTTTTCTGCGTCACAGAAGTTGGACCAAATTTTTTACTAGATAGTTAAGCAAACTGAACACGTGATTGACCACTGAACAAGTTTTAACTGAACTTAGAGCATTACTCCCGATGGACAATGCTGCCTGCCGACTGGGCCAGAAAATCTATTATCATTTGTATCGAAGAGAGCTAAGCAGGTCCACAAATTATACAACCCTCTAATCCGTAGGTTTCTGTGCGACCtaaacaagttctgacaaattattatatatatattgtaaCGACTGAATGTTATTTTTCATACAACAGAACCGATCATGGTTGCGTGAGCTAGGAATTCGTCTAGATCCGAACAGGCAAGAATATAGCGTAAAAATATTGTGTTTCCTTCGTGAACATGTGTTGTTGCAGTGTTTTCCTGAATGTCGAGCAAGATTGAGGTTCATAATGCGTTCACAGTTAGCaggaaacaaaacgaaaaagtgcaaattaatttttaagtgTTGATTTTATATATACATCATAGGCGTTTAAAAGTAACTGgaaagtgaaaaatgttttcttttgctcggaatttatttcaaatttgtttatgttttataTAGTCACCATAAAACAACTGCTTGGCACTTGTAAAAAAAGTGCTTTACAATGTTATTAGCTTGTGTTTTTTTAAcgctttaaacaaaaaaaaaagaaatttaattAAAAGTCTGCCGAAATTAATTTTGGTTTGTACGCATAAATATATATTGATATATATTTAACATTGCAGCAGACGAATGCCAGATTGATTGTGAATCATCAGACAGCGTCTTAGTACTattaaaatgcagaaaaaaaaaacaaagttattcaaaataatcaataaaaatattcaTATAATGGATGTGCCTAATACAGAATGAAAAACAATAACTGGCTTTTGTTGTTCTATTCTAAATCTATCTGAAATGTTCTGGTTCATGATTTGTCCTTCCACAAATCTGTTTGTGCTTACCGTACTTACTAATCGAAGTAGTCTGATTCAACTACAATTGACAGCAAATATCAGCAGCTAAACGAAAAAATGTCCCTCTTGGTAAGTTTTCTCCGTCCAGGATTGACAACGCGTACACCGATTACGGTTCTGCAAAAgcgtttattttttgcaaagaaATGTCCCAAACCAGTGGAACCGGAGTGCAAATCTGCAGCAACACCCGGAAATAACATTCACCCCGGCTACCAGCGAATCAAAGAAAAGCAAGCGAAATTTCAAGCTAAAGATGGCCTTCCCGTGTGGCTCAAGGGAGGCCCAACGGATCGTGTTCTGTACCTGTCAACACTAGGACTGGCGGTTTTCGGCATCCTAGGATGCTTCAGATGTTTCATAATGGAGATTGTTAaataaactttattatctcatcGCACACTCTCTTAAACAAGTTTCAATAAATTATCGTGTATTGTACGAACCTATAAACTAACCTTACTTCTCATCAACTAATCTAACTTCAGCTGTTTCGCAATACGGGAAATCTCATTATCCAGAGATTTACTTCTAAGTTCACAAATGTAGTTGAACCTCGCGGAGCAATCCTGTCCGGTGTACCCGTACGTATAAAGTGCGCTGTTATACGTCAGCTTTAGGCATCGTCCTGTACCTGTTATCTCCAGTGTGGGTCCCGTTTGCTTTGAGGGCTGAGCGGGGTTGTTGACAATTTTAGAATCttcttttttcgaaaaatccacCTTACTGGCACTCCCAGACCCTTGGCTGCTTGATGTGATCGAAGTTAGATTCGTGTTGGGATTAACCGGTTTGGCGGACTGAGTCCAAATCCAGAGCAGTCCCGGATTCAAACCACCCAACCAGTACTCTTTGCCCCGGTTCAGTTGATTGTTCAATATGTAGGCTACAACATCCTGAAATTCTATACCAGTTTCAAACTCCGCCAAATGGCCGCCATAGGATTTGCACATCGTACTGGCCGATTTCCAGTTCAATCCACGATCGACTCCAAATAGGTAGCAAATGTCGTGCACTCTGGTGAAGTTATCCGGGCATGAATCTGAATATATTCAAAGGTGAGTAAATATTTAATATCCAATTTAATACCAATCAAACCTATTTTCTGATTATTTCCAGCCATTAAATAGTAGATAATTTGCTCGGCTCTTCGCAGTCTATTCTCCATGTAATCCACTCGA from Wyeomyia smithii strain HCP4-BCI-WySm-NY-G18 chromosome 3, ASM2978416v1, whole genome shotgun sequence encodes the following:
- the LOC129731869 gene encoding uncharacterized protein LOC129731869; this translates as MSATCGTRKMRLTSWLTVLALQLLVHVDGIYVVEKGGRKSLVKLSPAQWTEPDENGLWSSLLEEYTLGFNTSSRSARVMQATAAAVAVGQTHQYIPTSSFYINKRIGEAVEMGSPIGKVIGPSGYAENQLNSGPSGQGSFTPMRQSFGGATPTEMLASPREVSETDLYLLGAIEKLVYRVDYMENRLRRAEQIIYYLMAGNNQKIDSCPDNFTRVHDICYLFGVDRGLNWKSASTMCKSYGGHLAEFETGIEFQDVVAYILNNQLNRGKEYWLGGLNPGLLWIWTQSAKPVNPNTNLTSITSSSQGSGSASKVDFSKKEDSKIVNNPAQPSKQTGPTLEITGTGRCLKLTYNSALYTYGYTGQDCSARFNYICELRSKSLDNEISRIAKQLKLD